One Meleagris gallopavo isolate NT-WF06-2002-E0010 breed Aviagen turkey brand Nicholas breeding stock chromosome 11, Turkey_5.1, whole genome shotgun sequence genomic region harbors:
- the LOC104912602 gene encoding aquaporin-12-like: MAGLNVSIAFFFLVLGTCEALRRLSKRLLAPGLLGCLAAELAGSLQLCSGCLELRMLLEIGPWGGLGPDVVLTLLFLLFAVHTACADGAAANPTISLQEFLLFEHGPVATVAKLLAQCVGAGLGWALTKLYWSWELTQLHLIQNLMASECSSSIHTSPHLGALVEAACSFFFHLVLLRVRRSPAVCRVPVLAATVTFLTYVAVPATGAFFNPALAAASTFLCAGSSLRDYIQVYWLGPLTGMLAALLLYQGNIPRFFQKNLLYGQKSKYKIPKARVTHAEDGEQRQKGKGEKSNPASRA, from the exons ATGGCCGGCCTGAATGTTTCaattgcctttttcttcctggtGCTTGGCACGTGTGAGGCACTCAGGCGGCTCTCCAAGAGGCTGCTGGCCCCGGGGCTGTTGGGGTGtctggctgcagagctggctgGCTCACTACAGCTGTGCTCGGGCTGCCtggagctgaggatgctgctggAGATCGGCCCCTGGGGCGGCCTTGGCCCCGACGTGGTCCTGACtctgctcttcctcctctttgcGGTTCACACCGCCTGCGCAGATGGAGCAGCTGCCAACCCCACCATCTCTCTCCAGGAATTCCTTCTCTTCGAACACGGCCCCGTGGCTACTGTGGCCAAACTACTGGCCCAGTGTGTGGGTGCCGGGTTGGGCTGGGCCCTCACCAAGCTCTACTGGTCATGGGAGCTGACACAGCTCCACCTCATCCAGAACCTCATGGCTTCCGAGTGCAGCTCCTCCATCCACACGTCCCCCCACCTCGGAGCTCTGGTGGAGGCCGCCTGCTCCTTCTTCTTCCACCTCGTCCTCCTCAGGGTGCGCcgcagccctgctgtgtgccGAGTGCCTGTCCTGGCAGCCACCGTCACCTTCCTGACCTACGTAG CCGTGCCGGCCACGGGAGCCTTCTTCAACCCTGCCCTGGCCGCTGCCAGCACCTTCCTGTGCGCGGGGAGCAGCCTGCGGGACTACATCCAGGTGTACTGGCTGGGGCCCCTCACAG GGATGCTCGCCGCCCTCTTGCTCTACCAAGGCAACATCCCAAGGTTCTTCCAAAAAAACCTGCTGTATGGCCAGAAGAGCAAATACAAGATACCCAAGGCCAGGGTGACGCATGCAGAAGATGGAGAGCAGCGgcagaagggaaaaggggagaAGAGCAACCCAGCATCTCGTGCCTGA
- the LOC100541257 gene encoding galactose-3-O-sulfotransferase 2-like, giving the protein MLKFRRYLITNLKAIYRCQPGRLWVSFSLLILLMVSFQVVEKLQPTRNCHCELEHALQQTTDHSQESPDYVLQTHSMPREDDHPYRQPSENTRDGFQMHLYYRRVTPQKSSPDRQEGRWAWQPAESSNKMKAYLSAPQLKSQLSSPRKATRGDMFPGVPESATTALGDTDDGVLFTNSIAAEEHKKITSPQMMRVTLQSPPQHRAMGSPPRPWDDSVRHPVLDTAQLLRADDFYRTELERGLLPSWTEISTDVMALGDDGQVEDVFFQKVCKPKTNIVFLKVHKSASSTVMNILFRFGEMHNLTFAFPLRGGHQLFYPHHFMARFVQGFSPRKPPQFNILCHHMRFLRPEVQKVVPSTAIYFSILRNPVQLMESSFVYYKGTSAFSRARSLEEFLSQPYRFYNPKAGDSHYAKNLMTFDFGFNPDAEVTAKRVNLMLKAIEASFDLLLISEYFDESMVLLKETLCWDLDSVVSFPLNSRDSSTRSPLSSITAEKIKAWNRLDWEIYIHFNRTFWERIERDIGRERMWREVRALRQRQTELARTCLQGTGSVGPKDIKDSSLRPLQYGNARILGYNLKQGLDEATERMCRRLVTPELQYSTALYKKQFPPSPPQNTPQRPLQKPPQLAPSLQGMQQGKAMRYRLEGTRH; this is encoded by the exons ATGCTGAAATTCAGAAGGTACCTGATCAC AAACCTGAAGGCAATATACAGGTGCCAGCCAGGTCGGCTCTGGGTCTCCTTCAGCCTCCTTATCCTCCTCATGGTCTCGTTTCAAGTCGTGGAAAAGCTGCAGCCTACCAG GAACTGTCACTGTGAGCTGGAGCACGCCCTGCAGCAGACTACAGACCACAGCCAGGAGAGCCCTGATTATGTCCTCCAGACCCACAGTATGCCAAGGGAGGACGATCACCCATACAGGCAGCCCTCTGAGAACACACGGGATGGTTTCCAGATGCACCTTTACTACAGACGGGTGACACCACAGAAGAGCAGCCCAGACAGACAAGAGGGGCGCTGGGCTTGGcagcctgcagagagcagcaacaAGATGAAAGCCTATCTTTCAGCCCCGCAGCTGAAatcccagctctccagccccAGAAAAGCAACCAGAGGGGATATGTTTCCAGGTGTTCCTGAAAGTGccaccacagctctgggagATACTGATGATGGTGTCCTCTTCACAAACAGCAttgctgcagaggagcacaaGAAAATAACGTCACCCCAGATGATGCGGGTGACATTGCAGAGCCCACCTCAGCATCGAGCCATGGGTTCTCCACCCCGACCTTGGGATGACTCAGTCAGACACCCCGTGCTCGATACAGCTCAGCTCCTGAGAGCAGATGACTTCTACAGGACAGAGCTGGAGAGAGGACTGCTCCCGAGCTGGACAGAAATCTCTACAGATGTGATGGCCCTGGGGGATGATGGTCAGGTAGAAGACGTCTTCTTTCAGAAAGTGTGCAAACCCAAGACCAACATCGTTTTCCTGAAGGTCCACAAGAGCGCCAGCAGCACTGTCATGAACATCCTCTTCCGCTTTGGTGAGATGCACAACCTCACCTTTGCCTTCCCACTCAGGGGCGGTCACCAGCTCTTCTACCCACACCACTTCATGGCGAGGTTCGTGCAGGGCTTCTCCCCTAGGAAGCCTCCTCAGTTCAACATACTGTGCCACCACATGCGCTTCCTGCGGCCCGAG gtACAGAAAGTGGTGCCCAGCACAGCCATCTACTTCTCCATCCTGAGGAACCCCGTGCAGCTCATGGAGTCCTCCTTCGTGTACTACAAGGGCACGTCGGCCTTCTCCCGCGCCCGCAGCCTGGAGGAGTTCCTCAGCCAGCCCTACCGCTTCTACAACCCCAAGGCTGGTGACAGCCATTATGCCAAGAACCTCATGACATTTGACTTCGGCTTCAACCCCGATGCGGAGGTCACAGCCAAGAGAGTGAACTTAATGCTGAAAGCCATCGAGGCATCCTTTGACCTGCTGCTCATCTCAGAGTACTTCGACGAGTCCATGGTGCTGCTGAAGGAGACACTGTGCTGGGACCTGGACAGCGTTGTGTCCTTCCCACTCaacagcagggacagcagcaccaGGTCCCCGCTCTCTAGCATCACAGCCGAGAAGATAAAGGCCTGGAACAGGCTGGACTGGGAAATCTACATCCACTTCAATAGGACCTTCTGGGAGAGGATCGAGCGGGACATCGGGAGGGAGCGCATGTGGCGCGAGGTCAGGGCGCTGCGACAGAGGCAAACTGAGCTGGCGAGGACCTGCCTGCAAGGGACGGGCAGCGTGGGCCCAAAGGACATCAAGGACTCCTCCCTGAGGCCGCTGCAGTATGGCAATGCCAGGATCTTGGGCTATAACCTCAAGCAGGGCTTGGACGAGGCGACGGAGCGCATGTGCCGGCGCCTGGTGACCCCGGAGCTGCAATACAGCACTGCTCTCTACAAGAAGCAGTTTCCCCCAAGTCCCCCACAGAATACACCCCAGAGACCCCTCCAGAAGCCCCCTCAGCTCGCTCCCTCGCTGCAGGGCATGCAGCAGGGTAAAGCCATGCGGTACAGGCTGGAGGGCACCCGGCACTGA